One stretch of Nicotiana tabacum cultivar K326 chromosome 18, ASM71507v2, whole genome shotgun sequence DNA includes these proteins:
- the LOC107788349 gene encoding uncharacterized protein LOC107788349 has product MAVDDPNIEFTTATTEIQSTIDVSSPLYIHPCDSPGLVLIPVPFDGLGYRSWRRGVLRALSVKNKLGFITGECKNPNSKSINFRQWERCDDMVTSWILNSLAKEEDSVEYVNRSVELWRELEDRYDQTNGAELY; this is encoded by the coding sequence ATGGCGGTAGACGACCCAAATATAGAATTTACGACTGCGACAACAGAGATCCAATCGACAATCGATGTAAGTAGTCCACTTTATATTCATCCTTGTGACAGTCCTGGACTGGTTTTAATTCCAGTTCCTTTTGATGGGCTAGGATATCGTTCATGGAGGAGAGGTGTATTGAGGGCCCTCTCTGTTAAGAACAAATTAGGTTTCATCACTGGGGAATGTAAAAACCCTAATTCGAAGTCGATAAACTTTAGACAATGGGAGAGATGTGACGATATGGTAACTTCATGGATTTTGAATTCACTTGCTAAAGAAGAGGATAGTGTAGAGTATGTGAATCGTTCAGTTGAATTGTGGAGAGAACTTGAAGATCGTTATGATCAAACAAATGGGGCAGAACTATACTAG